The window GGTGGCCTGACACACTCTCTGAGAGCCTGACATTCCTTTTGTTGCAGTACCATAAAGATTGAAAAGAGCAGCTGCTGTTGATTTCAGCATATCAGATGATCACAGCAATACATAGCAGAGAGCATGTGGAACTTCAGTACCACTACACTCTCCAGTGTTTAGAGTCTATTTAATGTTCCTGTATCTCAAACTTGCTCAAAGAGAGAAGTTGCTTTGTGTTTAATTGCTTGGGGCGGGTTGCTTGTTTTCCTGCTTCCTTATCCCATTGCTAAAATgcttatttcttttctttgtagtagcattttttaaattcctgGTTTACAGAAAACTAATGCTTCTGTACATTtgagtgttttgatttattttctttgcaaCTTGTGTGACTTGGAATATTGGTAAACgactcagagaaaacatgaagGAAGAGAACTGTTATATTGACTGTTTATCTGTGATAAGACTTGATGCTTTCTGCATTCCTTTTTACTCCATTGTGGCAGCTGGAATTTTCCGAGGTGTTCATATACATCTTACTGACTGTTTTGTTTCAGTACTCAGAGCTTTCCTATGGCTGATCCTAGAGTGGAGGCTGAAGGGATGTATATAGTAGCAATAATGCAAAGGGATAAAGCTTTCCGCAGAAGCAGGTGAATTTGGGGTGAGAAGGAAGAAACTATAGATTGCAAATGAAGGGCTAGAGTCCGAAAGATTGTGTGTTGTGCTTTGTAGTGCCATAAGAGTGGTTCTGGAAGTTGGATATGAGAAATTGAGAGAAAAATAATATTGGGTTGCAAGCAGGGGAGGGTGAGGTTGTTTGTGTAAGTCTTTGTAAAGTGTCTAGCATACATATTAAACTTAATAATAAAATCTCCATTATAATTTGCTATTCTAGAATTCTGATTTCTGCAGGTGGAAATTTGTGTTgtgttcctctgctgcctctgAGCTTCTCAAGGATACTTAGAAATCTACTGTGTAGGGGCTGATAGGGTTATAAAATTATTTAAGGCTAGTGGGTTTTTCTCCCCCTTGTTACTTCATTTTCACTTAAACCATCTCTGTCCTTGTCCTGTGTGTTTGAGAGTCTCAGCAGAGACCAACAAAAATGACATGAAGACTTAACTATCAATCCTCTTATCCTATGAAGTTGTAAGTGAAGGCACGGTGAGATGGTTGCATTACCAGTTGGTGCGCTTGTTTTGCGCTATGAGTGAATAATACTAATAACTGAAGTCTTGTTAGACCCGTGTCTATGAACACTAACTCTCTTTAAtataatatacatacacacacgtaTGTGTCTGCATACGTACACACAGGCTTTTTTAGGTTTCTAGTATAGATGGGGTAGCTACCACCCCCCAAATTGGCTTTAACTGCTCCTTCTGCCTGGATTGGGAACGATCAGCTCTGGCTGGGGTTACAGAAACATTTAGCAAAGCTGAGGAATGAACTGTTAGGGAGCTGGGATAGGGAAGTGGTTGTGGCAGACGTGCAGGAAGTAATTTTTTGTGTGGAGGGATCAGAGGTTGCTGAGGCAGAGTTGATGAGCTGAGGATGCACATACCCTTGTTTCTCAGTGTAATTTATTTAACTCATGTGCTCAGGGCTCAAATGGTTAAAGTGATTTACAACTTCATTACCTTAAACTTTACAGGAAATTCACAAATTAATGTTATGGAGTTTTCAAACTGGTTTCTGacaaatttttgttttcttcctctaAAGATTATTATAGTCCAGCAATGATGGGGTTGAAGACCGATCAGGAGGTCCTTGGAGAACTTGTGAGAAAGAAAGTTCCAGCAGTGGCAGAGTTAATGGATAGACATGGTGTCATGTGGACTCTGATAGTGTCACGCTGGTTTATATGCTTGTTTATTGACATTCTTCCAGTAGAGGTAAGTATAACTTGAAGATATTTTAATATACATAAGTGGAGAACAGGGGAATTATgtgcagtatttttttaaaaaggtcataTGCCCCTAGGTTACCTGTGTGGTATTCTCCTGCCTGAACGCATAGAGCTCTGTGAGAGAGAAACTAATGGGAAATGAAACAATGGCAAAGATAAGGGGTTATTATAAGGTATACCAAGAGTCCACAGGAAACAATAGGGATACCATTAATTAGGGGAATACCCCTTGCTTGGCTCCACTACTCTGTCAAGTTTTATTCTTCCTGGACCAAAAACCCAGGGAGCATCAAGGAGACGCACACAAACAGAGCATACTGCGAAGAGGACAGTCTGCTTCCCACTGCTGAGGGGAATTTACCAAAGCTGGCAAAGAAGGATTTAGGATTAGTTAAGAGGATATATGCCATATAGACCCTTTGCTCTGAGAGCTGTGCACCTTCGGtggatgaataaataaataatgctttgttttgaagaagctggtTTTGAGTCACTAATCAACCCTTGTTGCAGGTTCCTGGAGGAATCACGGGTACCAAACCCAGTGGGCCTGTTGCGTTAATAAGGTGGGGAAATGGGCTACAGCTCAGAGATCCAGTCTAGAAGTAGTTAGACTGTGTTTCCGCTCAGAGTGAGGTACAGCAAGCCAGTCCTCTGATCTGAAGGGTGTACTGGAGGAGGGACAAAAAGGGGTTTAAGGTGTGATTTGCCTGGTAACTGATATGTTAAATCATTATCCCACTGATAATGCCTTAATAATCATTACTGACTACAAAGCATCAAGATAACCTTTCTAACAGCTTTCTTCGTTTACAGACTGTTCTCCGAATTTGGGACTGTATATTCTATGAAGGATCAAAAATAATCTTTCGTGTGGCCTTAGCATTAATTAAGCAACACCAAGCTTTTATTTTGGAAGCCACAAATCTCCCCGACATTTGTGATAAGTTTAAGCAAATCACCAGAGGGACATTTGTAACAGAATGCCACACCTTTATGCAGGTAAGTGTTTCCAGTTTACAATGCAGAACAGGTAAAAGTTATGAAACCAAATAGACTTTGAAGGGCTCAAAAGGTGATTAAAATTTGAGTTGCGTCCATGTGCATTTTCAAAAGGCCAAACAGCACTTCTGGTGTAAACCAACTTTGTACTTGGCAATGTACTTGTCTTAAACTTTTTAAGAAGATATTTCAAAGAAATGAAATAAACCTATAAACCTATATGTAACCACCGTTCATTTACATCACCTGCATTATACGAAATGAGAATCCTCCCACTCTGTAGCAATGTGAGCAGGACAAATATGGATGGCAAAACCCCCGAACAATTCAGTAAATTGTGGGTTGATTCTATTTTGATTTCTGTAAATATTCCAAGCAAATGAGTTTTCAGTGGTGAATTTTAAGTTACTGCTCCAGAATGATCAAagataaatttttatttttttccacaagCATTCACACCACCAATATCATTCCAAAAATGCACTTAGTCAAGGAACAAAATCATACCACCACATGGTCTGTCCATTCAAAATGACTGGCATTTTAGAATGTAAAATCTCACAACAAACTGCTCATATGCTGCAGACCAAGGATTATTCTTGGAAATTGTCAATGTAAGTAAGGCGTGCCAGAGCTTTGGATTTTCAGTTTTATAGAAAACTGAAACCTGAGTGAAGGAAATAAGCTCCAATAACAGAGAtgccacaaaatattttttttaaatcatgaataAGAAGAGGTTTGTTATGAATTTTTTGCACCTCTGCTGTCAATCTCTGTGGGTACACTAATCACATCCTACCAATTTATATATGTCCCCAGAACAATTCTGCATTTAAGACAGAGTTGAAAGCCCAATGCCCAATTCTCCTTTCAATTTTGCCACCGACTtcccttggacaagtcacttaaactgtTTCTTggttttgccatctgtaaaaatggggacAACAAAGTTTAATTTATTTGTATTCGTGAGGCACTTGGATAATATGGTGGTAAGCACCACAGAAATTCTcgtaaataaatacaatttagtTTTTAAGGAAGCGAAAGACCAAAATCTAAGTGAAAGTTTCTGAGTCATTCACTGACTCCCACAAACACTTTATTCTGCAGTATTGCTGGACAAATCTTGTTAAAAACATTGCCATTGTCAAGTGATATTAGTAGCCTTTCCAGCAGCCTTGAGAATATTACTGCAGAGAGAGGTAGAAGCACATGTCAGTACTGAAATATTTGGTGTCCTTTTACTCCCTCTTCACTGGTAACTGTATAGATTTCAATAgaggaatacacctctaccccgatataacgctgtcctcgagagccaaaaaatcttaccgcgttataggtgaaactgcattatatcgaacttgctttgatccgccagatcTTGCTTTGATCCgcgcaggcccccccccccccccaagcactgctttaccgcgttatatcaaaatttgtgttatatcgggtcgcgttatatcggggtagaggtatattagACCCTGTGTTTGGAGGGCTCCCTGGAGTGGGTGATCTAAAGAAAGCTACCTCATCGTCCTCACTATTGCTGTAGGAAAAATTAGCCACATTGCTGTTTGTGTCAAGTCTGTCCTCTGGAATTTGCTTATTTAGTTGGGATGAACTGACTCTTAAGATGCTATAATTGCCTATGAGTATTTAAATTGGGCTCTTGCACTGCCATTGTCACAAGTGCTTGGGTTTTTCAGTAATGTAGACCCTGCAGTAGCGGATTCAGTGATAGTTCAATGCTTTAAATATATTTGTATGATTGTGCACATTACATTCCACTTTAGGGGTGTGTGCGCCCACTGTACTCAAGTGAGGGACTTTCACCAGCAGTGCCACTAGGTGGTGCATGCACCCCTGCTCCCCTCATATGCCCTGCTGAGAGCATAAATGGAATGTGTCCACTGCCTCCCTCTCACTTCCATCTTATCGCCCATGGCAAGAGTCTGAGCTCACCAGTGCTTTGCTAACAGTTCATCCAGTTTTCTAGGAACCTCTTTCTGTTTATACTTCTGTTTATACTGGTTGTTTATACTTGTGTTTGTTTAGTTAGTTCTTAGTTTTAGTTTAGCTAGTTTAGTTTTAGACTAAACCCTGGGAGTTTATTGTGAAGAAACCCATGGATTTCAAACTTATGGCCATATGCATGGCTGTGTTCCCTGTTATGGAAAGACACAAAAAATGCTTAGGGGAAGGGCATATGAGGGACAAATGCCCAATTTGTACCTCCCTCCCCAGTAGAATGACAAAGCAGAGAGACTGCCATTTAAAAGGTCATCTGATGAAGGAGGCCATGAGACCTGTGCATCCAATGTCAGACCCTGACTATGAACAGACAGACTCCGAATCTCTTAAAAGTGCTCCTCCTTTGTGAGGAGAACCTTACTGTGTGGATGAGCTCTGACTAAATGATCATGAGAAACTGCTCTGGAGATGTCCGAGGTATCTGCTAAACAGCAGGAAAGATTCTGCTGGGACCAAAGGTTCTACTATGCCAAAAGTGGAGGAGATTTTCTGTTTGGGTGCGATCTCAGCACTTGTTACCCCATTGCATGGACACTAGTCATGTACTAGATAACTTCAAATGTAGTATCTGGCATTTCAGTTAGGTCTGTAAAGAGTTTTACCTAGTGTCCTTATCTGTGGTTCATCCACCATTAcagggtttttctttttcttttttttctttccctttccctctgtgTCCCTATTTTTGATAGGTTTAGTCAATGTCTACCTTCCAGTATCTCACCCAGTACCAGCATGGGGTCTTAACCTCGTCCTATCCAAATTAACGGGTTTCCCATCTGAAACCATGGTGACTATGCAACTCTCTCTATCTGTGAAAATTGCATTCTAGTGGCAGTTATTTCTGTGGGAAGTGTTTCAGAGTTGAAAGCTCTGATAGCCTTGTATAAGGATGAGGTTTCTCTCAGGCCACATCCTAAGTTCATGCCAAAGGTGATGTCAGCTTTCCACATGAACCAATCTGTTCAGTTTCTGGTCTTCTTTCCAAAACCATGCATCTAAAGCTATGGAAAAACTTTACACCTTAGATGTAAGTGTCTAGGGTGGACTGCAGCAGTTCCACTCCCTCAATCACCTGGCTCGGGGAGTCCAATGGTACTGTACCCGACTGTCTCCCTTGCAGGGCCAAAGTCGACGGTGCTGGTTCCAAAGTTCTTGGCACTGGGTGCCCCTTCCTGGGACGCACACCATTGGCTGGCTCCAAAGGGGTCGGACTTGGATTTGGAGATCTGCTCCTTTCCTGCTTGTGGTGCTGCTTCTGCGCCGGGGAATGGGACTGGTGCTGGGCCATTCCCGCTAGTGAGTGGCGGTGCCACGGGTCTCTCCCACAGTCCTTCCATGGTGCCGCTTCTGCCACTGCCGCGGGGGCATTGCACACCGATGAGCTTGGTGCCAGGTCTTGCCGCGCCAATGTGGGTTATGGTCTAAGTGCCTCCTCCataaggagctgcttgaggtgaaAGTCTCActccttttttgttttggggCAAAATCCTTTACAAATCATGCACTTGTCTGCTTAGGCACTTTACACAAGCGTTGTGGGGGTCCCTGTCAGCATGGGCTTGTTACAGGACTTGCAGGGTTTGAACTCCTGGGACTTAAGCATACCCTGAGTCCCCAAGGGGAGAACAcggttggggtggaggggaaaacCCCACTCCAACAGCTACCTGTTGTAACAACGGAAAACTATGGAAACTAAACTTGACTATACTAGGGATAACTCTAAACTACAGTAAACAGAAAGGCTAGGGAAACGAGGAGAGCTTGCTATGCAAGTCACagcagttccaacgaccgtcactggtggtaagaaagaactgaagaGGTTCTGGGTCAGCAGGGTCATATTTTGAGCACCATGGAGGTGCCATTCCAGAGGGCTCCACAGTCAATCCGatgggtgctgctaggggaaaaactgtCCGATGACTGTGCATACGGcatgtgcacacctaattggaattgctatgaacaatcactcgaagaagaagaatgGCTTATTCTACCAGAGTTTAGTTTGCTTCTTCAGCCTTCTTGAGCAATGTATCCATTACAGGCATCTGCATATCCGCAACATGGTTGTCTTTGGACTCTTTTTCAAGGTGTTATCCTATCACTCAAGCCTCTTGAGACAATGCCAGCTTTGGCAAGTTAGTGCTGCAGTCTCTCTTCCAATGATCTGAAATCCCACGACCTGTTCAGTTAACTTTGTAACTTCCCAAAGTGAATATATATGTGCACAATACATCAAAAATGGTTACTTAACCTGTACAGTAACTGTTAtactttgagatgtgttgtgcaTATACACCGTCCAcaaccctccctcctttcccactaTTTTGGCCAGCGTTTCGCAGGTGGTGGGAAGTAGCAATACCCCCCCTTATGCTCTTGGCTGGGTGCATGAGGAGAACAGGGGCGCATGTACCACCTACGGGTACTGCTGGCAAAAGTCTGTGACTTGAGTGCATTGGGCACACAACTAAAGTGGAACGTGTACACGCAgagcacatctcaaagaacaagagtTACTGCAGAGGAATAACTGTTTTTTATTTTGAGGTATAGTGCCATACAAATGTCCTCACCATGGCGCTGAACAAAACTTGCAGCATGGTTTTTAAAGTTTACTTAGAGTTCATAGCTCAATTCTGTGGGCGTCTCATTTTTCCTTCTCCCTATTCAAAACAGGTAACTGTTTCTAAAGGAATACAATGCCATATCTGTGGCAAGCTTATAAATGACCCGTTTGAACAGTTTGAAGGCTGATGTGGGCTATGAGACAAAAATTTTGTTATTAAATAATATGTTTAAGCCAGCTCATGTTTGACTACTGTGTCTTTAAAGCTCACAGTGCAGTTGAAGCAACAACTATTGTGTATGTTTGCTAGCATATGAAATATTATTTCTGTCTAGAATCATGTTACGCCCCTTCTGTAACACTGTCTTTGCATAACACTTCCCTAAAAGTATAGTTTAGGGCAGGAGTAAACATACAGGTGTTTTATAGTAAAAATGGGGTAGAAATGACGTAGTGAAAAGATCTCAATTGAACCACGGAGCCCAGATCACTGTTTGTTTTTACATAAAATGGATTTGGTTTTATTTACAGTTTGGCTTTGGTGAATTTAGATACATGttcaaaaatcaaatgcatagctACCAGTTGGGGAATAATTGCTTGGGCggtagtattgctgaaaagggcctgggtgttatagtggatcacactgCTATGAAGCAACAATGTGCTACAGTTGTGAAAAAGCCTAGCATCgttaggagtgttgtatgtaagacataggaagtaattgtcccactctacttggccctgatgaggcctcagctggagtcctgtgtcccatTCTAGGTCCAACACctgaggaaagatgtggacaaattggagataggccagaggagagcaacaaaaaacgATAAAGATTTAGAAAATCTAGGCACATTTATTCTTGATTAATGACGGAGTGGGGGGGatcctgataagtcttcaaatatgttaagggcttttATAAAGAGGACATTGATCAgttgctctccatgtccactgaaggtaggacaagtaatgggcttaatgtgcagcaagaGAGATCTAGGTTAGATTTTTCCTAACTGTAAAGAAGTTAAGCTCTGGATTAGTCTTCCAAGAGATTAGTCATCACTGGAGGCCTTTTggaataggttggacaaacacctgtcctgGGTGGTTTTGGTTTATTTGGTTCAGTCTCAGTGCAGAGGGCGAAACTTGtggatctcttgaggtcccttccagcctgacacgTCTATGTTTAGTACTGAGCTACTCATCATAGAACCATCGAGAAACTTTATAGCATCTGGCAGAATTACAATGTGTAAAATAAAGGACAACATAATTTCAGTTGGCTTATTGTCTTACTACGGAACATATCTCAGAATTAACTACATTATTTAGAATTTTATTTTCACACTTACCTTGAATGTTGCCACTAATTAAGATCTTCTGGATAACTATGAGTGGTTTGGAGTCAGGAGACTtaggttctgttcccaactctgcagCTGATAATACTTAGGCACCTTACAAAAGCACTCTGATCTATGGCTGAAGAGCCTAAATAGTGCTATGTGCTGATATTTACAGTAGGGACCTAAGCATTTAATTAGTGCTCCTTTCATCTGTAGGTGAAATCTAGGAAGACTTTCATACACTTTGTCTGGGATCATGTTTTTAACTAATTATTCTTTGTTTTAGAAAATATTTACAGAACCTGGAAGCTTGTCCATGGCAACAGTTAACAAACTTCGAGAGACTTGTAGAGCAAAGCTGGTTGCTCAGGGATCAACCAACAATATTTAAACAGATGGACAGTTACCACAGAAATTAACACATTCCTCTACTTTAATTGCACTGACGGAAACCCAATTTCTAAACTTTCCATGAGTGTCAATTGACACTTGACCAATTTTTCCTGCCTTCTAAGTAAGTGTTGCAAACATTTTGTACTCTGTCAGTAATCTGGTAACTTGAATCTTTTACAAATGGTTTAGAATATTATCAGAGTAGAATGTGACCAATGTGGGGTACTTCTTTAAAAAGTCACTACCCTTGTTTTTCTTAAGGGCATTTTGTAATATCTGAGTAAATAGCTGGATAGAGCTGTATGTACAATTCTGTATATTAATCATAAAACCACAGCTATTTGTACAAAATAAATTCTATTTATTTGTTGAAATCTGGTTTATAGAGTTCAGTGTTGTTATATGTACCTTGGTATCTGACTCCCAGGGTCTGGGAGTGCAGGCCTTCTCAGAAAATGAACAGCCCCACTATCTCAATCTTCCCTAAATATGAACTGCACTTAGCTGCTTATCTTACCTGTACTTGCCACTACATGTCTGCTTGCTGCTTCCCTCTGGACtaccttccttttctcttttctcaCTTTTCCCTTGGTACTGGCCTGcaatgtgctggctgcttcctagaagcatttaaaaaactgaaatagtCTAGCACCAATACATATCAATGGAGCAGTGGCCTGATATTTTCACCAGACCTTACCGTTATTTATATAGCTCTCAGCAATTTTGTAGGTACTTTAGACAAATAGGCACGCCCTCTATTCCAAAGAACGGAAGGAAAAGGAGGGAGGAGATATGGGGGTTGCAGTTGTAAAACAGTGGAGTTACTGGCCATTTGCAGCATGTTCTCTTATTATACGATGTTTCTATATGGTTGAGACAAAGTGGGAGGGgaa of the Gopherus flavomarginatus isolate rGopFla2 chromosome 1, rGopFla2.mat.asm, whole genome shotgun sequence genome contains:
- the GRTP1 gene encoding growth hormone-regulated TBC protein 1 isoform X7, with product MIVSGAQANMEQNPGYYNKLLEGEKSDTLVEGIKTDMNRTFPDNVQFRKTANPCLQQTLYNVLVAYGHHNKTVGYCQGMNFIAGYLILITKNEEESFWLLDALIGRILPDYYSPAMMGLKTDQEVLGELVRKKVPAVAELMDRHGVMWTLIVSRWFICLFIDILPVETVLRIWDCIFYEGSKIIFRVALALIKQHQAFILEATNLPDICDKFKQITRGTFVTECHTFMQGQSRRCWFQSSWHWVPLPGTHTIGWLQRGRTWIWRSAPFLLVVLLLRRGMGLVLGHSR
- the GRTP1 gene encoding growth hormone-regulated TBC protein 1 isoform X6, coding for MEGEGGAREPGSGIARVDPYGFERPKDFDYVSYEEFFSRYLVILTRRAIKWSKLLKGNNRIQKSLKVKRYIRKGIPNEHRALIWMIVSGAQANMEQNPGYYNKLLEGEKSDTLVEGIKTDYYSPAMMGLKTDQEVLGELVRKKVPAVAELMDRHGVMWTLIVSRWFICLFIDILPVETVLRIWDCIFYEGSKIIFRVALALIKQHQAFILEATNLPDICDKFKQITRGTFVTECHTFMQGQSRRCWFQSSWHWVPLPGTHTIGWLQRGRTWIWRSAPFLLVVLLLRRGMGLVLGHSR